In a single window of the Dysgonomonas mossii genome:
- a CDS encoding RNA polymerase sigma factor, protein MTNDLAKGQQNVTDIFYKYRVQLKNYIAKRVFSKEDREDILQNVFYQLSKIDMIEKPIEQMSAWLYSVANNQIIDRSRKHREVDMPYVTAKDDEDTFLAEVSSLMFDKDASPETTYLRALVWEELDAALSELPIEQREAFELTELDGFSFKEISEATGVSVNTLISRKRYAVLHLRERLGNLYKELLEG, encoded by the coding sequence ATGACGAACGATTTAGCTAAAGGACAACAGAATGTTACCGATATTTTCTATAAATATCGCGTGCAGCTGAAAAATTATATAGCTAAACGAGTCTTTTCGAAGGAGGATAGGGAAGATATTTTGCAGAATGTTTTTTATCAATTATCAAAAATAGATATGATAGAAAAACCAATTGAGCAAATGTCTGCGTGGTTGTATTCAGTGGCCAATAATCAGATCATAGACCGTAGCCGCAAGCATAGGGAGGTGGATATGCCTTATGTGACAGCTAAAGATGATGAAGATACATTCTTAGCGGAGGTCTCTAGTCTTATGTTTGATAAAGATGCATCTCCCGAGACTACATATTTGCGGGCTTTGGTCTGGGAAGAATTAGACGCTGCTTTGTCCGAACTTCCGATTGAACAACGGGAGGCATTTGAGCTGACAGAGCTTGATGGCTTTTCTTTTAAGGAAATATCAGAAGCTACCGGAGTAAGTGTAAACACACTGATATCTCGCAAACGTTATGCCGTGCTTCATTTGCGAGAAAGGCTAGGTAATTTATATAAAGAGTTGTTAGAGGGGTGA
- a CDS encoding LysR family transcriptional regulator, which produces MVNLEWYRTFKAIYQYGTLTKASQELMVSQPNVSIQLASLESYIGQPLFIRMPRKMVPTEYGKQLYTQIVESIDNLERVETEFKRTVLNKAPSIRFGTPGELFSDYLAEHIGSQDDLHLTVEYGLADELTGKLINNDLDIAIITRQSKSDDTLTYEPLFTESFMIVCNSNMDTTIFDDLIEKNNLNEAEKWLKAHKWYAYDNNLPLIRRFWRESFKKRPILKLHAVIPDNLSILKAIKNNSGLAVSSDIIAGKALENKWVKTLWKGTITATNTLYLAYNKNKIQPQYVEKIKSFILKHVDTNMEDLTTV; this is translated from the coding sequence ATGGTAAACTTAGAATGGTACAGGACATTTAAAGCCATTTATCAATATGGTACGCTCACAAAGGCTTCACAAGAGCTTATGGTATCTCAACCCAATGTCAGCATTCAATTGGCATCCCTAGAAAGCTATATCGGTCAGCCTCTATTTATACGAATGCCTCGCAAGATGGTTCCAACGGAGTACGGCAAACAGCTTTACACGCAGATAGTAGAATCAATAGACAACCTCGAACGAGTTGAAACCGAATTTAAAAGGACTGTACTCAACAAAGCTCCAAGCATACGCTTTGGCACTCCGGGAGAACTCTTTTCGGATTATCTGGCCGAACATATAGGTAGTCAAGATGATCTGCACCTAACCGTTGAATACGGATTGGCAGACGAACTCACAGGCAAGCTTATCAACAATGATCTGGATATTGCAATCATCACCAGGCAGAGCAAATCAGATGATACGCTCACCTATGAGCCTCTATTCACCGAGTCATTTATGATTGTATGCAATTCGAATATGGACACAACAATATTTGATGACCTAATAGAAAAAAACAATTTGAACGAAGCCGAGAAATGGCTTAAAGCCCATAAGTGGTATGCCTACGACAATAATCTGCCTCTTATCAGGCGCTTCTGGCGAGAGAGCTTCAAGAAACGCCCTATACTGAAATTACATGCTGTAATTCCGGATAACTTATCTATCCTAAAAGCCATAAAAAACAATAGTGGTCTTGCTGTATCATCTGACATAATAGCAGGAAAGGCTTTAGAAAACAAATGGGTAAAGACATTATGGAAAGGAACAATTACGGCAACGAATACACTCTATTTGGCTTACAATAAGAATAAGATACAGCCACAGTATGTAGAAAAAATAAAATCTTTCATATTAAAACATGTTGATACGAATATGGAAGATTTAACAACTGTATAA
- a CDS encoding DUF4924 family protein produces MLIAKKLKEENIAEYLLYMWQIEDIIRANKLDIDIIDKQIISGFEQPQNVKNEIREWYENLIDMMRREDVVEKGHLIINKNVISELTELHNRLLKSPQENQYTEAYYKTLPFIVELRSKTQDKNTPELETCLAALYGFLLMRLQKKDISGETQSALSQISSFLRLLSLKYQEYKAGKLDI; encoded by the coding sequence ATGCTGATAGCTAAAAAACTAAAAGAAGAAAATATCGCCGAATATCTATTGTATATGTGGCAGATAGAGGATATTATAAGAGCCAATAAATTAGACATCGATATAATTGATAAGCAAATAATATCAGGGTTCGAACAGCCTCAAAATGTGAAAAATGAAATAAGGGAATGGTACGAAAACCTTATTGACATGATGAGGAGAGAAGACGTGGTGGAAAAAGGGCATCTGATTATAAATAAGAATGTAATATCGGAGTTGACCGAACTACACAATCGACTGCTGAAGTCGCCGCAAGAAAACCAATATACTGAAGCCTATTATAAAACCTTGCCTTTCATTGTTGAATTACGTTCCAAAACGCAAGATAAAAATACTCCGGAACTCGAGACCTGTCTAGCCGCTCTATATGGGTTCTTGTTAATGCGCCTGCAAAAGAAAGATATTTCAGGAGAAACTCAATCTGCACTATCGCAAATAAGCTCATTCTTGAGGTTACTCTCTCTTAAATATCAGGAGTATAAAGCCGGGAAGTTAGATATTTGA
- the ygiD gene encoding 4,5-DOPA dioxygenase extradiol, translated as MTLKELHKKVMSFDDTPLMPVVFVGHGTPMNAIEDNEFVHGWNRLGSELPKPRAILCISAHWETRGTFVTAMDMPKTIHDFYGFPRELYNQRYAAPGSQDLSAIVKDHVKAVELDYEWGLDHGSWSVLKHIYPLADIPVVQLSIDHFKGPEYHYELARELFFLRSKGVLVIGSGNMIHNLRMVKVENGDFNTEYGYDWAFELNDIFKNKIQDENHNALINFSHLHDSARLAIPTPEHYIPLLYILALQQKGEEVRFFNDKVIAGSLSMTSLIIS; from the coding sequence ATGACTCTGAAAGAATTACATAAAAAGGTTATGTCTTTTGATGATACACCTTTGATGCCTGTTGTTTTTGTGGGACATGGAACCCCAATGAATGCAATAGAAGATAATGAGTTTGTGCACGGGTGGAATCGGCTGGGGAGTGAACTGCCAAAGCCTCGTGCTATTCTTTGTATCTCAGCGCACTGGGAAACAAGGGGGACATTTGTGACAGCAATGGATATGCCGAAAACAATTCATGATTTCTACGGTTTTCCAAGAGAATTATATAATCAGCGCTATGCTGCGCCCGGTTCACAAGACTTGTCAGCTATTGTGAAAGATCATGTAAAAGCAGTAGAACTTGATTACGAATGGGGCTTAGATCATGGTAGCTGGAGTGTGTTGAAGCATATCTATCCTTTGGCTGATATACCTGTTGTACAGCTTAGTATAGACCACTTTAAAGGACCAGAGTATCACTATGAACTGGCTCGGGAACTGTTTTTCCTGCGTTCTAAAGGTGTTTTGGTAATCGGTAGTGGCAATATGATTCATAATCTCAGGATGGTGAAAGTAGAGAATGGAGACTTCAATACGGAATATGGTTATGATTGGGCTTTTGAACTGAATGATATTTTCAAAAATAAAATCCAAGACGAGAATCACAATGCTTTGATTAACTTTAGTCACCTGCACGATTCTGCACGACTAGCTATTCCTACCCCGGAGCATTATATTCCGCTACTCTATATCTTAGCCTTGCAACAGAAAGGAGAGGAAGTCCGATTCTTTAATGATAAGGTTATAGCCGGATCTTTGAGTATGACGTCTTTGATTATATCTTAG
- a CDS encoding DUF6249 domain-containing protein, whose product MDQIMAMVIVATIAYAIYRLFELFARRRERLAFIEKISEGIDPNLLKGQLDMSPNKSNVNNYVTSWAIRVGLLLVGVGLGVAIVAVIDLLAVAPPSADERAFYEFRNTISILYPACAAIFGGIGLVIAYFIERKDSKKEQDKEVE is encoded by the coding sequence ATGGATCAAATTATGGCAATGGTTATTGTAGCTACAATAGCATATGCAATCTACCGCTTGTTTGAGTTGTTTGCTCGTCGTAGGGAGCGCTTAGCTTTTATCGAAAAAATTTCAGAAGGGATAGACCCGAATTTACTAAAAGGGCAATTGGATATGTCTCCGAATAAAAGCAATGTAAACAACTATGTAACCTCATGGGCTATTCGTGTTGGGCTCTTATTAGTAGGTGTTGGACTAGGGGTGGCTATCGTCGCTGTTATAGACTTGTTAGCTGTGGCTCCTCCAAGTGCGGACGAAAGAGCCTTCTATGAGTTTCGCAATACTATATCTATTTTATATCCGGCATGCGCTGCCATATTTGGTGGTATAGGGCTTGTTATTGCTTACTTTATAGAGAGGAAAGATTCTAAGAAAGAACAGGACAAAGAGGTCGAATAA
- a CDS encoding tetratricopeptide repeat protein — MRKTKKISQTHSKLYFLILIIFPLVFGSCRLFDKDIRQDKHIVSFKHQMGRVADSLDTPAERINALKTILENIEADEDLITPRKKNKLLIEANFYLSNEYFNVKNYKKAIECTDIAIGLDTTDATGYYNRGSIYQSIGDDSLAMRDYTQAIRLNNNYADAYYNRGIIYEVGGECEKALEDYNRAIKEEPKNVADIYNNRGNIYLSMKDTSKALSDYSRVLEIDTANINAYTNRAEIYILRQEFDKALDDCNKGLILDPENIRLYYKRAAIYERKNEYDEAIADYEKVLDLDRHDLYKARIKTKESIRKLKTLARKR; from the coding sequence ATGCGCAAGACAAAGAAGATTTCACAAACACACAGTAAGTTATACTTTCTGATTCTTATTATATTCCCTTTGGTTTTTGGCTCGTGTAGATTGTTTGATAAAGATATCAGGCAAGATAAACATATTGTCTCTTTTAAGCATCAGATGGGACGTGTTGCAGATAGCTTAGATACACCGGCCGAAAGAATTAATGCATTGAAGACAATATTGGAGAACATAGAAGCCGATGAGGATTTGATAACTCCTCGAAAAAAAAATAAGTTGCTGATAGAGGCAAATTTTTATCTGAGCAATGAATATTTTAATGTCAAGAATTATAAAAAGGCAATAGAATGTACCGATATTGCCATAGGGCTTGATACTACTGATGCTACCGGGTATTATAATCGGGGAAGTATTTACCAATCGATAGGAGATGATAGCCTTGCCATGAGGGATTATACGCAGGCTATCAGACTAAATAATAATTATGCCGATGCATATTACAATAGAGGTATAATCTATGAAGTAGGTGGAGAATGTGAGAAAGCACTTGAAGACTACAATCGGGCGATAAAAGAAGAACCAAAAAATGTTGCAGATATCTATAATAATAGAGGAAATATATATTTGTCTATGAAAGATACCAGCAAAGCATTAAGCGACTATTCGAGAGTATTGGAAATAGACACTGCGAATATAAATGCATATACCAACCGAGCCGAAATATATATACTCCGTCAGGAATTTGATAAAGCTTTAGACGATTGTAATAAAGGACTTATTCTCGATCCTGAGAATATACGCCTGTATTACAAACGTGCTGCAATTTATGAGCGAAAGAATGAATATGATGAAGCTATAGCTGATTATGAAAAAGTTCTGGACTTGGATAGGCATGATTTGTATAAAGCACGAATTAAGACCAAGGAGTCTATAAGGAAATTAAAAACATTGGCTCGAAAAAGATGA
- a CDS encoding RNA polymerase sigma factor: protein MKRFYITFVTYQIFLRHTGMAEFDDIYFIRRIKDGHTDAFVHIVRRYERMVFTIVNKIVSRRVEAEDIVQEIFIKVFQSLKQFREESNFATWLYRIAYNTTISELRKRKYEFTAIDDNFSNIPDDEISETLDEITTEDKLQLLDTVLKKLPPDDALLISMFYINDQSVKNISIITGNSEANVKVKLYRIRKIINFEINKLIQS, encoded by the coding sequence TTGAAAAGATTTTACATTACATTTGTAACCTATCAAATATTCTTGCGTCATACGGGTATGGCTGAATTTGATGATATCTATTTTATACGCCGAATAAAAGACGGACATACCGATGCTTTTGTACACATTGTACGTCGATATGAGAGAATGGTATTTACCATTGTCAATAAAATAGTTTCTCGTCGGGTAGAAGCCGAAGATATTGTTCAGGAGATATTTATAAAGGTATTTCAGTCATTAAAACAGTTTCGTGAAGAATCGAACTTTGCAACATGGTTGTACAGGATCGCATATAACACAACTATATCAGAATTGCGAAAGCGCAAATATGAATTTACTGCCATTGACGATAATTTCTCAAATATCCCTGATGACGAAATATCAGAAACACTGGATGAGATTACAACCGAGGATAAGTTGCAGCTTTTGGATACAGTACTAAAAAAACTGCCCCCGGACGATGCTTTGCTGATCAGTATGTTCTATATAAACGACCAAAGCGTAAAAAATATAAGCATCATTACGGGAAATAGTGAAGCAAATGTAAAAGTAAAGTTGTACAGAATCAGAAAAATTATAAACTTTGAAATAAATAAGCTCATACAATCATGA
- a CDS encoding DJ-1/PfpI family protein, translating to MQNKKVLVFLAKAFETMEFSVFIDVIGWARVCYGHGLFVETCAFTKEVISTFNVPIRVDKTIEEINVDEYAALAIPGGFGEFGFYEEAYDERFLDLIKDFDAKNKIIAIVCTGALPLGKSGILKDRKATTYHLNNGYRQKELKEFGVNVVNERIVVDGKIITSYCPETAPTVAFELLKMLTSEEEMTVVKKAMGF from the coding sequence ATGCAAAATAAGAAGGTTTTAGTGTTTTTGGCAAAGGCATTTGAGACTATGGAGTTTTCTGTTTTCATAGATGTTATTGGTTGGGCAAGAGTTTGTTATGGTCATGGTTTGTTTGTCGAAACTTGTGCTTTTACTAAAGAAGTTATAAGCACTTTTAATGTACCGATAAGAGTAGATAAAACAATTGAAGAGATAAACGTTGACGAGTATGCAGCATTGGCAATACCTGGTGGATTTGGCGAATTTGGCTTTTATGAAGAAGCCTATGACGAAAGATTCTTAGACTTAATTAAGGATTTTGATGCAAAAAATAAAATCATTGCTATAGTTTGTACTGGAGCTCTCCCCTTAGGAAAAAGTGGAATTCTTAAAGATCGGAAGGCAACAACTTATCACTTAAATAACGGCTATAGGCAAAAAGAGTTGAAAGAATTTGGGGTGAATGTTGTGAATGAACGAATAGTAGTTGATGGTAAAATTATAACGTCTTATTGTCCTGAAACAGCTCCAACTGTTGCATTTGAATTATTAAAGATGCTGACCTCGGAAGAAGAAATGACAGTAGTAAAAAAAGCGATGGGATTTTAA
- a CDS encoding outer membrane beta-barrel family protein produces MNVRILLTFLSLLISSLAFSQSSPLINVQIKGVVTDSLTNETVPYATVKLLGKANPRSPLKAVAADDNGNFQFSMNKKGEYLLTVEYIGKKTLVKPVVVGDAKIVDLGTIYMRDNENALSEVVVSAQKPLVKVDLDKIVYSMESDPESTTNNLLEMLKKVPMVTVDGEDNVQLKGSTNFKIYLNGKPSNMISNNPKEVLRSMPANTVKDIQVITDPGAKYDAEGVSGIINIITNTSMGGYTATLNGRVDSQGGYGLGAYWTMKYGKVGFTGNYNYYEWKRPEGTTSSFKENNLSNNPKYLTGVGPSKNNGLGQFGSGELSYEIDTLNLINIGFNRFEGNYKSRSNILNEGLGINKESQYRYDQRGYMKQTYGGTDLNVDYQRTFHKKEQLLTASYKFSMNPNDSESNSDITELFGELPKHIYTNKQYSDADMKEHTFQVDFVTPLNKSDILSHSVETGVKYIIRINNSNSGLDSLNATGNWVAIERPTDRFRHTQDILAAYGGYNAKFRNVWGFKAGLRYEATWLNAEFPKDRAQGFKVDYSNIVPSATVTYQINPMQNLRFGYNMRISRPGIWQLNPYENTSDPNNIQKGNPTLDAVKNHTISTNYGLFNRNLTLNVNLAYSFENNGIEQISNQIDNVSIYTYENIGKRKDIGLSLNLRWTPKMGGDRYKWVEQLSIFSNMGARYVDIKANNGSGLKNDGVSANVFGGAQYSFPKSWKAFVNVGYFSPSINLQSENSSFFFHRFNVSKGFNNDKLNISAYAQNPFKRIHDFRSTMNNQAFYSETIMSNKIQNFGISVSFRFGEMKSQIQKARRGIKNDDVMSGGQGEQSGGSAGGQN; encoded by the coding sequence ATGAATGTCCGCATTTTATTAACTTTTCTATCATTGCTAATTTCATCATTAGCATTCTCTCAATCCAGCCCACTAATAAATGTCCAGATTAAAGGTGTAGTAACAGATTCATTAACAAATGAAACAGTTCCCTACGCGACAGTTAAATTGTTAGGTAAGGCAAATCCGAGAAGCCCGTTAAAGGCTGTAGCAGCCGATGATAATGGAAACTTTCAGTTTTCGATGAATAAAAAGGGAGAGTATCTGCTCACGGTAGAATATATCGGCAAAAAGACCCTTGTTAAGCCTGTTGTTGTAGGTGACGCAAAGATAGTAGACCTAGGTACAATATATATGAGAGACAATGAAAATGCCTTATCGGAGGTTGTAGTTTCGGCACAGAAGCCACTGGTAAAAGTTGATCTCGATAAAATTGTATATAGTATGGAGAGTGATCCTGAATCAACGACGAATAACCTATTGGAAATGTTGAAAAAAGTTCCGATGGTAACCGTTGATGGCGAAGATAATGTACAGCTGAAAGGATCTACTAATTTTAAAATATATCTGAACGGAAAACCATCTAACATGATTTCTAACAATCCGAAGGAAGTTCTTCGCAGCATGCCTGCCAATACGGTGAAAGATATACAGGTGATTACCGATCCCGGAGCAAAATATGATGCTGAGGGTGTATCAGGTATTATCAATATTATAACCAATACTTCTATGGGTGGATATACTGCCACTTTGAATGGTAGGGTAGACTCGCAAGGTGGATATGGTTTAGGTGCTTACTGGACCATGAAATATGGTAAAGTTGGCTTCACAGGGAATTATAACTATTACGAATGGAAACGTCCGGAAGGAACCACCTCTTCTTTTAAAGAAAATAATTTAAGTAATAACCCAAAGTATCTAACAGGAGTAGGCCCTTCAAAGAATAATGGGCTCGGACAGTTTGGTTCAGGAGAGTTAAGTTACGAGATAGATACCTTAAACCTTATTAATATCGGATTCAATAGGTTCGAAGGTAATTATAAATCCAGAAGTAACATTTTGAATGAGGGGCTCGGAATAAATAAGGAGAGCCAATATAGATATGATCAAAGAGGCTATATGAAACAAACGTATGGCGGTACAGATCTGAATGTAGATTATCAGCGCACTTTCCATAAAAAAGAACAATTGCTGACGGCTTCTTATAAGTTCAGTATGAATCCTAACGATTCGGAATCAAATTCGGATATTACGGAACTATTTGGAGAGTTGCCTAAGCATATTTATACTAACAAGCAGTATTCTGATGCTGATATGAAAGAACATACCTTTCAGGTAGATTTTGTAACTCCTTTGAATAAGTCTGATATCCTATCTCATAGTGTCGAAACAGGAGTAAAGTATATTATCCGTATAAATAATAGCAATAGTGGTTTAGATAGCCTTAATGCTACAGGTAATTGGGTCGCCATAGAACGTCCGACTGATAGATTTAGGCATACACAAGATATATTGGCTGCGTATGGAGGTTACAATGCCAAGTTCAGGAATGTTTGGGGTTTCAAAGCCGGATTGCGTTATGAAGCAACATGGTTGAATGCTGAATTCCCAAAGGATAGAGCTCAAGGTTTTAAAGTGGACTATTCTAACATCGTACCCTCTGCAACCGTTACATATCAGATAAATCCAATGCAAAACTTACGTTTTGGCTATAATATGCGTATATCTCGTCCGGGTATCTGGCAATTAAATCCTTATGAGAATACTTCCGACCCTAATAATATACAAAAGGGGAATCCGACATTAGATGCTGTGAAAAATCATACGATAAGTACCAACTATGGGCTTTTCAACCGTAACCTGACTTTGAATGTGAATTTGGCTTATAGTTTCGAAAATAATGGTATTGAACAAATTTCAAATCAGATAGATAATGTGTCGATCTATACATACGAAAACATAGGAAAAAGAAAAGATATCGGTTTATCCTTAAACCTACGATGGACTCCTAAAATGGGTGGAGATAGATACAAGTGGGTGGAACAACTGAGTATATTCTCCAATATGGGGGCGCGGTATGTGGATATAAAAGCAAATAATGGGTCAGGATTAAAGAATGATGGAGTATCTGCGAATGTCTTTGGAGGTGCGCAATATTCATTTCCTAAATCATGGAAAGCTTTTGTTAATGTAGGCTATTTCTCTCCATCTATAAATTTACAAAGTGAAAACTCTTCGTTTTTCTTTCACCGATTTAATGTAAGCAAAGGGTTTAATAATGACAAATTGAATATATCTGCTTATGCTCAGAATCCATTTAAACGCATTCATGATTTCAGAAGCACAATGAATAACCAAGCGTTTTATTCGGAAACAATCATGTCTAATAAAATTCAAAATTTTGGAATCTCTGTATCTTTCCGTTTTGGAGAGATGAAATCTCAAATACAAAAAGCAAGACGTGGTATCAAGAATGATGATGTTATGTCTGGAGGACAAGGAGAACAAAGTGGAGGAAGTGCTGGAGGTCAAAACTAA
- a CDS encoding YceI family protein, which translates to MKTYLLAIAVVLFAVSCNTTTKNKVEGTDAQSAATGTGEQLVVDTTASTIKWKGSKVGGDHVGTIALKSGQLAVNGEEVASGSFVIDMNNIVDEDLPTQILKDKLTGHLKSGDFFDVAAYPESTFTITKIVKAAHPTDSVNYEVSGNLKLKDVEKNITFGAKITKEGDVYKAVTVPFSIDRTQWNVKYGSKTLFADLKENIVNDNIELQITIVAKAAQQQ; encoded by the coding sequence ATGAAAACATATTTATTAGCTATTGCGGTAGTATTGTTTGCCGTGTCTTGCAATACAACAACGAAGAACAAGGTAGAAGGAACAGATGCTCAGTCGGCAGCAACAGGAACAGGTGAACAGTTGGTAGTAGATACAACAGCGTCTACCATTAAATGGAAAGGGTCTAAGGTTGGAGGAGACCATGTAGGAACAATCGCATTGAAGAGTGGACAGTTAGCTGTAAATGGAGAAGAGGTAGCTTCAGGTAGTTTTGTGATTGATATGAATAATATTGTAGATGAAGACCTTCCTACGCAGATATTAAAAGATAAGCTGACAGGTCACCTTAAAAGTGGAGATTTTTTTGATGTTGCTGCTTATCCCGAAAGTACATTTACTATTACTAAAATAGTAAAGGCTGCTCATCCTACCGATAGTGTAAACTATGAAGTGAGTGGTAACCTGAAACTGAAAGATGTAGAGAAAAACATTACATTTGGAGCTAAGATAACAAAAGAAGGAGATGTATATAAAGCTGTTACAGTTCCGTTCTCTATAGATCGTACGCAATGGAATGTAAAATATGGATCTAAAACTCTTTTTGCAGACTTGAAAGAGAATATCGTAAACGATAATATTGAACTACAGATAACTATAGTAGCAAAGGCAGCTCAGCAACAATAA
- a CDS encoding MBL fold metallo-hydrolase: protein MVDIKIIESGYIQADGGAMFGAIPKRAWQRKYTSNADNLCTLAMRCALAISEDRVILIDTGMGDKHTERMSYYQPHSLLNIEDEIKKYGFSGEDVTDVILTHLHFDHCGYATKRDKNDKIIPSFAKATYWLSRKQWDNYLTPNILEADSILAENIQPIHDAALLRFVDQGMQISKEVSVRLFDGHSIGQLVVYIKTDAGVYTFPGDLIPTSAHVPLEWISAYDICALKSAEEKQRFLIEAEKENYTLIYCHDVKVKTSKVKRLNDNYKAY from the coding sequence ATGGTTGACATAAAAATAATAGAAAGCGGCTATATCCAAGCAGACGGAGGTGCCATGTTTGGAGCTATACCAAAGCGTGCCTGGCAAAGAAAATACACAAGCAATGCCGACAACTTGTGTACATTAGCTATGCGGTGTGCACTCGCCATATCCGAAGACAGGGTCATATTGATAGACACCGGTATGGGAGATAAGCACACCGAGAGAATGTCTTACTACCAACCACACTCTCTGCTTAACATTGAAGACGAAATAAAGAAATATGGCTTCTCGGGTGAAGATGTCACCGATGTGATATTGACCCACTTGCATTTCGACCATTGCGGATATGCAACTAAAAGAGATAAAAACGACAAAATAATCCCTTCTTTCGCTAAAGCTACTTATTGGCTAAGCCGCAAACAATGGGACAATTATTTAACCCCCAACATACTGGAAGCAGATTCTATCTTAGCTGAAAATATACAGCCGATACACGATGCCGCACTCTTACGCTTTGTTGACCAAGGCATGCAGATATCTAAAGAGGTAAGTGTGAGATTGTTTGACGGACATAGTATAGGGCAGTTAGTTGTATATATCAAGACAGATGCGGGTGTATATACATTTCCCGGGGATCTGATACCAACAAGTGCTCATGTCCCGTTAGAATGGATTTCAGCTTACGACATCTGTGCATTAAAATCGGCGGAAGAGAAACAGCGATTTCTCATTGAAGCAGAAAAAGAAAACTACACCCTTATTTATTGCCACGATGTAAAGGTAAAGACGAGTAAAGTAAAACGTCTGAATGATAATTATAAAGCCTACTGA
- a CDS encoding DMT family transporter, with product MKQAFIKLHLSILIAGFTGIFGKLITLNEGMLVWYRLLITSVLLFIMLSVTKRFVRLPMKDFYRIGFVGLLLTLHWLFFYASIKYSNVSIGVVCFSMTGFFTAVLEPVVSRRRISVRELSFSIIALLGIALIFHFDTRYRIGIICGAISSALAASFVIANKRVATNTNYSWYVTLFYEMIGGFLSLSIILPFYLQLFPVVSFFSSNTDLIYLLIFSVVCTIGLYMLQIQALKSISAFTLNLSYNLEPIYSIVLAMIIFGEAKELNFSFYTGLLLIILSVLLQMYTVMKERKRIHLAEQRSEF from the coding sequence ATGAAACAAGCATTTATTAAGTTGCACTTATCTATTCTAATTGCGGGATTTACGGGTATATTCGGCAAGCTTATTACCCTGAACGAAGGTATGCTCGTTTGGTACCGCTTATTGATTACCTCAGTGTTACTATTCATAATGTTATCGGTGACAAAACGGTTTGTCCGATTGCCGATGAAAGATTTCTATAGGATTGGTTTTGTTGGGCTATTATTAACACTACATTGGCTGTTTTTCTATGCGAGTATTAAATATTCGAATGTTTCTATCGGTGTAGTCTGTTTCTCGATGACAGGCTTTTTTACGGCTGTTTTAGAACCTGTCGTGAGCCGTCGGCGAATCTCTGTCAGGGAATTGTCTTTTAGCATTATTGCTCTCTTGGGGATTGCGCTGATTTTTCATTTCGATACTCGTTATAGAATAGGTATAATCTGTGGGGCTATTTCGTCAGCTTTGGCAGCAAGTTTTGTGATTGCCAATAAAAGAGTTGCAACAAATACTAATTATTCATGGTATGTTACTTTGTTTTATGAAATGATTGGAGGTTTCCTTAGTTTAAGTATTATACTTCCTTTTTATTTGCAATTGTTTCCTGTCGTGTCTTTTTTTTCGAGTAATACAGATTTAATCTATTTGTTAATATTCTCAGTGGTTTGTACAATCGGTCTGTATATGTTGCAAATACAAGCATTGAAGAGCATATCTGCTTTTACTCTTAATCTCAGCTATAACTTAGAGCCTATATATAGTATTGTATTGGCTATGATTATTTTTGGAGAGGCTAAAGAGTTAAACTTTTCATTTTATACCGGTTTGCTGTTAATCATACTTTCTGTATTACTTCAAATGTATACTGTAATGAAAGAGCGCAAAAGGATTCATTTGGCAGAGCAACGAAGCGAGTTTTGA